In Ostrea edulis chromosome 6, xbOstEdul1.1, whole genome shotgun sequence, a single window of DNA contains:
- the LOC125645677 gene encoding tectonic-3-like isoform X1: MAAKGNMFLVGTRILCILISSTYLTSIKASTTVGINTTANDTTSTAAGTTVSETTTEAATTQVQTTASTIPPTTTPPIQTFDPSIVAANVDVGRCWCDITGNACDINCCCDTECDTTDKASFDSCKEAPVSVDSQYCVQEEVILTENSVYTSQTSQDGLFCIYTDNNQQRNYYTTPDMISSLNTFNVYRDRYASYTYLPTTSADTTYSQFYKVGDPIFVVYENSATGYLNIPRGEPYCSSNNPVSYLVDQSFKCTRQLRTLDTATCQTTSYLRASSYLTNVRVVTTPYLFTWIINGTEITTPAPTTAAPPPTTVPTVAVTTSNDTNVTVETTTSTTTTTTAEATTVVLTTGSAVDNVTVMLDNVTMVTDERVQRSLYNNSYTTEIKLDRVVCLGIDGLVVDCSFAVTSPPDPTFNTTHCNDVVLGVEYHITHDGSSGISSAEVRLTMGSIQTTDLPISQTYGSSFSSVNELNKTITDRSGNPGYITGKPVRAGVLVLNTTGENKYAMIENMYNLTIVKASATGTCLTDSAQREQVNFGVNMLSGCLIRFNLFNVSADQYCQAMQNAVVDAMEGVVDTVTRDDPTRQRRVATYGNSDPLKPGDWVQILRDPPETINPDDSVCSMSMGMSTEILYANTGALANPQPKIIGVYFKYETKQDVIYTCAGSRCTEGNTEVDMSYEVRNSVTFIDVSQPATGYVGEPPVFLAKVPYDFFYPFTSSSSSQIRLFRYYQVVICLLLLCKKIIS; this comes from the exons ATGGCGGCAAAAGGGAACATGTTTCTTGTAGGAACACgaattttgtgtattttaattTCGTCAACGTATCTTACATCAATAAAAGCATCAACTACAGTCGGTATTAATACAACAGCAAATGATACAACATCGACAGCAGCTGGAACAACAGTTTCAGAGACAACAACCGAAGCAGCAACTACACAAGTCCAAACAACCGCCTCTACAATACCGCCCACAACTACACCGCCAATACAGACGTTTGATCCGTCCATAGTAGCTGCAAACGTTG ATGTAGGACGGTGTTGGTGCGACATCACAGGAAATGCGTGCGATATTAACTGCTGTTGTGACACCGAGTGTGATACGACAGATAAAGCCTCTTTTGACTCGTGTAAGGAAGCACCTGTCAG TGTGGATTCCCAATACTGTGTCCAGGAGGAGGTAATACTGACTGAGAATTCTGTTTATACATCACAGACGTCACAAGATGGACTCTTCTGTATATACACTGACAACA ATCAGCAGAGGAATTACTACACCACACCCGACATGATCAGCTCTCTGAACACGTTCAATGTCTACAGAGACAGATATGCTTCATACACCTATTTGCCTACCACATCAGCAGATACAACGTACTCACAGTTTTACAAG GTTGGAGACCCCATCTTTGTTGTTTATGAGAATTCAGCCACTGGTTACCTAAACATACCCCGGGGGGAGCCCTACTGCTCCAGTAATAACCCTGTGT CCTACCTGGTCGaccaaagttttaaatgcaCCCGCCAGCTGAGGACCCTGGACACTGCTACCTGTCAAACCACATCCTACCTGAGGGCTTCCAGTTACCTCACTAATGTCAGAGTTGTCACG ACACCATACCTCTTTACCTGGATAATTAACGGAACAGAGATAACGACTCCTGCCCCCACAACTGCAGCACCACCGCCGACCACTGTCCCAACAGTTGCCGTGACAACCTCCAATG ACACTAACGTGACAGTAGAAACAACAACATCAACGACGACGACCACTACCGCTGAGGCAACAACAGTTGTACTGACAACAG GTTCGGCTGTTGATAACGTAACTGTAATGTTGGACAATGTTACCATGGTGACAGATGAGAGAG TCCAGAGATCCCTGTACAATAATTCCTACACTACAGAAATTAAGCTGGATAGGGTAGTGTGTTTGGGTATCGACGGACTTGTGGTGGACTGTTCATTTGCAGTTACCTCCCCTCCTGATCCAACATTTAACACAACACATTGTAATGATGTTGTGCTGGGG GTTGAATATCACATTACCCATGATGGCTCCAGTGGAATTTCGAGTGCTGAAGTTCGCCTGACAATGGGATCTATTCAGACAACTGACTTACCAATTTCTCAGACATACGGCTCAAGTTTCTCCTCG GTTAATGAATTAAACAAGACAATTACCGACCGGAGTGGCAATCCTGGCTACATCACTGGGAAACCCGTCCGAGCTGGGGTGCTAGTCCTCAATACCACGGGAGAAAATAA ATATGCTATGATAGAGAATATGTACAACTTGACAATTGTCAAAGCCTCAGCCACTGGGACCTGTCTGACTGACTCAGCACAGAGAGAGCAGGTCAACTTTGGGGTCAACATGTTATCCGGCTGCCTGATCAG atttaatttGTTCAATGTGTCTGCCGACCAGTATTGTCAGGCCATGCAGAACGCAGTGGTTGATGCCATGGAGGGTGTGGTGGACACAGTGACCCGTGATGACCCGACCAGACAGAGACGAGTGGCTACCTATGGGAACTCGGACCCATTAAAACCAGGAGACTGGGTCCAGATTCTCAGGGATCCACCA GAAACAATTAATCCAGATGATTCCGTGTGTTCCATGTCAATGGGGATGTCCACAGAAATCTTGTATGCTAACACCGGAGCACTGGCCAACCCCCAGCCCAAGATCATCGGAGTCTACTTCAAATATGAAACCAAACAGGACGTAATCtataca TGTGCTGGATCTCGTTGTACTGAAGGGAATACCGAAGTTGATATGTCATACGAAGTTCGCAACTCAGTAACCTTCATTGACGTTTCCCAGCCTGCTACAGGATACGTGGGGGAGCCACCTGTCTTTCTGGCCAAAGTACCGTATGATTTCTTCTACCCCTTTACCAGCAGTAGCTCATCACAAATAAGACTGTTTAGATATTATCAGGTTGTCATATGTTTATTATTGCTATGTAAGAAGATCATTTCATAG
- the LOC125645677 gene encoding tectonic-3-like isoform X2 has translation MAAKGNMFLVGTRILCILISSTYLTSIKASTTVGINTTANDTTSTAAGTTVSETTTEAATTQVQTTASTIPPTTTPPIQTFDPSIVAANVDVGRCWCDITGNACDINCCCDTECDTTDKASFDSCKEAPVSVDSQYCVQEEVILTENSVYTSQTSQDGLFCIYTDNNQQRNYYTTPDMISSLNTFNVYRDRYASYTYLPTTSADTTYSQFYKVGDPIFVVYENSATGYLNIPRGEPYCSSNNPVSYLVDQSFKCTRQLRTLDTATCQTTSYLRASSYLTNVRVVTTPYLFTWIINGTEITTPAPTTAAPPPTTVPTVAVTTSNDTNVTVETTTSTTTTTTAEATTVVLTTVQRSLYNNSYTTEIKLDRVVCLGIDGLVVDCSFAVTSPPDPTFNTTHCNDVVLGVEYHITHDGSSGISSAEVRLTMGSIQTTDLPISQTYGSSFSSVNELNKTITDRSGNPGYITGKPVRAGVLVLNTTGENKYAMIENMYNLTIVKASATGTCLTDSAQREQVNFGVNMLSGCLIRFNLFNVSADQYCQAMQNAVVDAMEGVVDTVTRDDPTRQRRVATYGNSDPLKPGDWVQILRDPPETINPDDSVCSMSMGMSTEILYANTGALANPQPKIIGVYFKYETKQDVIYTCAGSRCTEGNTEVDMSYEVRNSVTFIDVSQPATGYVGEPPVFLAKVPYDFFYPFTSSSSSQIRLFRYYQVVICLLLLCKKIIS, from the exons ATGGCGGCAAAAGGGAACATGTTTCTTGTAGGAACACgaattttgtgtattttaattTCGTCAACGTATCTTACATCAATAAAAGCATCAACTACAGTCGGTATTAATACAACAGCAAATGATACAACATCGACAGCAGCTGGAACAACAGTTTCAGAGACAACAACCGAAGCAGCAACTACACAAGTCCAAACAACCGCCTCTACAATACCGCCCACAACTACACCGCCAATACAGACGTTTGATCCGTCCATAGTAGCTGCAAACGTTG ATGTAGGACGGTGTTGGTGCGACATCACAGGAAATGCGTGCGATATTAACTGCTGTTGTGACACCGAGTGTGATACGACAGATAAAGCCTCTTTTGACTCGTGTAAGGAAGCACCTGTCAG TGTGGATTCCCAATACTGTGTCCAGGAGGAGGTAATACTGACTGAGAATTCTGTTTATACATCACAGACGTCACAAGATGGACTCTTCTGTATATACACTGACAACA ATCAGCAGAGGAATTACTACACCACACCCGACATGATCAGCTCTCTGAACACGTTCAATGTCTACAGAGACAGATATGCTTCATACACCTATTTGCCTACCACATCAGCAGATACAACGTACTCACAGTTTTACAAG GTTGGAGACCCCATCTTTGTTGTTTATGAGAATTCAGCCACTGGTTACCTAAACATACCCCGGGGGGAGCCCTACTGCTCCAGTAATAACCCTGTGT CCTACCTGGTCGaccaaagttttaaatgcaCCCGCCAGCTGAGGACCCTGGACACTGCTACCTGTCAAACCACATCCTACCTGAGGGCTTCCAGTTACCTCACTAATGTCAGAGTTGTCACG ACACCATACCTCTTTACCTGGATAATTAACGGAACAGAGATAACGACTCCTGCCCCCACAACTGCAGCACCACCGCCGACCACTGTCCCAACAGTTGCCGTGACAACCTCCAATG ACACTAACGTGACAGTAGAAACAACAACATCAACGACGACGACCACTACCGCTGAGGCAACAACAGTTGTACTGACAACAG TCCAGAGATCCCTGTACAATAATTCCTACACTACAGAAATTAAGCTGGATAGGGTAGTGTGTTTGGGTATCGACGGACTTGTGGTGGACTGTTCATTTGCAGTTACCTCCCCTCCTGATCCAACATTTAACACAACACATTGTAATGATGTTGTGCTGGGG GTTGAATATCACATTACCCATGATGGCTCCAGTGGAATTTCGAGTGCTGAAGTTCGCCTGACAATGGGATCTATTCAGACAACTGACTTACCAATTTCTCAGACATACGGCTCAAGTTTCTCCTCG GTTAATGAATTAAACAAGACAATTACCGACCGGAGTGGCAATCCTGGCTACATCACTGGGAAACCCGTCCGAGCTGGGGTGCTAGTCCTCAATACCACGGGAGAAAATAA ATATGCTATGATAGAGAATATGTACAACTTGACAATTGTCAAAGCCTCAGCCACTGGGACCTGTCTGACTGACTCAGCACAGAGAGAGCAGGTCAACTTTGGGGTCAACATGTTATCCGGCTGCCTGATCAG atttaatttGTTCAATGTGTCTGCCGACCAGTATTGTCAGGCCATGCAGAACGCAGTGGTTGATGCCATGGAGGGTGTGGTGGACACAGTGACCCGTGATGACCCGACCAGACAGAGACGAGTGGCTACCTATGGGAACTCGGACCCATTAAAACCAGGAGACTGGGTCCAGATTCTCAGGGATCCACCA GAAACAATTAATCCAGATGATTCCGTGTGTTCCATGTCAATGGGGATGTCCACAGAAATCTTGTATGCTAACACCGGAGCACTGGCCAACCCCCAGCCCAAGATCATCGGAGTCTACTTCAAATATGAAACCAAACAGGACGTAATCtataca TGTGCTGGATCTCGTTGTACTGAAGGGAATACCGAAGTTGATATGTCATACGAAGTTCGCAACTCAGTAACCTTCATTGACGTTTCCCAGCCTGCTACAGGATACGTGGGGGAGCCACCTGTCTTTCTGGCCAAAGTACCGTATGATTTCTTCTACCCCTTTACCAGCAGTAGCTCATCACAAATAAGACTGTTTAGATATTATCAGGTTGTCATATGTTTATTATTGCTATGTAAGAAGATCATTTCATAG
- the LOC125645677 gene encoding tectonic-1-like isoform X3, whose protein sequence is MAAKGNMFLVGTRILCILISSTYLTSIKASTTVGINTTANDTTSTAAGTTVSETTTEAATTQVQTTASTIPPTTTPPIQTFDPSIVAANVDVGRCWCDITGNACDINCCCDTECDTTDKASFDSCKEAPVSVDSQYCVQEEVILTENSVYTSQTSQDGLFCIYTDNNQQRNYYTTPDMISSLNTFNVYRDRYASYTYLPTTSADTTYSQFYKVGDPIFVVYENSATGYLNIPRGEPYCSSNNPVSYLVDQSFKCTRQLRTLDTATCQTTSYLRASSYLTNVRVVTTPYLFTWIINGTEITTPAPTTAAPPPTTVPTVAVTTSNVQRSLYNNSYTTEIKLDRVVCLGIDGLVVDCSFAVTSPPDPTFNTTHCNDVVLGVEYHITHDGSSGISSAEVRLTMGSIQTTDLPISQTYGSSFSSVNELNKTITDRSGNPGYITGKPVRAGVLVLNTTGENKYAMIENMYNLTIVKASATGTCLTDSAQREQVNFGVNMLSGCLIRFNLFNVSADQYCQAMQNAVVDAMEGVVDTVTRDDPTRQRRVATYGNSDPLKPGDWVQILRDPPETINPDDSVCSMSMGMSTEILYANTGALANPQPKIIGVYFKYETKQDVIYTCAGSRCTEGNTEVDMSYEVRNSVTFIDVSQPATGYVGEPPVFLAKVPYDFFYPFTSSSSSQIRLFRYYQVVICLLLLCKKIIS, encoded by the exons ATGGCGGCAAAAGGGAACATGTTTCTTGTAGGAACACgaattttgtgtattttaattTCGTCAACGTATCTTACATCAATAAAAGCATCAACTACAGTCGGTATTAATACAACAGCAAATGATACAACATCGACAGCAGCTGGAACAACAGTTTCAGAGACAACAACCGAAGCAGCAACTACACAAGTCCAAACAACCGCCTCTACAATACCGCCCACAACTACACCGCCAATACAGACGTTTGATCCGTCCATAGTAGCTGCAAACGTTG ATGTAGGACGGTGTTGGTGCGACATCACAGGAAATGCGTGCGATATTAACTGCTGTTGTGACACCGAGTGTGATACGACAGATAAAGCCTCTTTTGACTCGTGTAAGGAAGCACCTGTCAG TGTGGATTCCCAATACTGTGTCCAGGAGGAGGTAATACTGACTGAGAATTCTGTTTATACATCACAGACGTCACAAGATGGACTCTTCTGTATATACACTGACAACA ATCAGCAGAGGAATTACTACACCACACCCGACATGATCAGCTCTCTGAACACGTTCAATGTCTACAGAGACAGATATGCTTCATACACCTATTTGCCTACCACATCAGCAGATACAACGTACTCACAGTTTTACAAG GTTGGAGACCCCATCTTTGTTGTTTATGAGAATTCAGCCACTGGTTACCTAAACATACCCCGGGGGGAGCCCTACTGCTCCAGTAATAACCCTGTGT CCTACCTGGTCGaccaaagttttaaatgcaCCCGCCAGCTGAGGACCCTGGACACTGCTACCTGTCAAACCACATCCTACCTGAGGGCTTCCAGTTACCTCACTAATGTCAGAGTTGTCACG ACACCATACCTCTTTACCTGGATAATTAACGGAACAGAGATAACGACTCCTGCCCCCACAACTGCAGCACCACCGCCGACCACTGTCCCAACAGTTGCCGTGACAACCTCCAATG TCCAGAGATCCCTGTACAATAATTCCTACACTACAGAAATTAAGCTGGATAGGGTAGTGTGTTTGGGTATCGACGGACTTGTGGTGGACTGTTCATTTGCAGTTACCTCCCCTCCTGATCCAACATTTAACACAACACATTGTAATGATGTTGTGCTGGGG GTTGAATATCACATTACCCATGATGGCTCCAGTGGAATTTCGAGTGCTGAAGTTCGCCTGACAATGGGATCTATTCAGACAACTGACTTACCAATTTCTCAGACATACGGCTCAAGTTTCTCCTCG GTTAATGAATTAAACAAGACAATTACCGACCGGAGTGGCAATCCTGGCTACATCACTGGGAAACCCGTCCGAGCTGGGGTGCTAGTCCTCAATACCACGGGAGAAAATAA ATATGCTATGATAGAGAATATGTACAACTTGACAATTGTCAAAGCCTCAGCCACTGGGACCTGTCTGACTGACTCAGCACAGAGAGAGCAGGTCAACTTTGGGGTCAACATGTTATCCGGCTGCCTGATCAG atttaatttGTTCAATGTGTCTGCCGACCAGTATTGTCAGGCCATGCAGAACGCAGTGGTTGATGCCATGGAGGGTGTGGTGGACACAGTGACCCGTGATGACCCGACCAGACAGAGACGAGTGGCTACCTATGGGAACTCGGACCCATTAAAACCAGGAGACTGGGTCCAGATTCTCAGGGATCCACCA GAAACAATTAATCCAGATGATTCCGTGTGTTCCATGTCAATGGGGATGTCCACAGAAATCTTGTATGCTAACACCGGAGCACTGGCCAACCCCCAGCCCAAGATCATCGGAGTCTACTTCAAATATGAAACCAAACAGGACGTAATCtataca TGTGCTGGATCTCGTTGTACTGAAGGGAATACCGAAGTTGATATGTCATACGAAGTTCGCAACTCAGTAACCTTCATTGACGTTTCCCAGCCTGCTACAGGATACGTGGGGGAGCCACCTGTCTTTCTGGCCAAAGTACCGTATGATTTCTTCTACCCCTTTACCAGCAGTAGCTCATCACAAATAAGACTGTTTAGATATTATCAGGTTGTCATATGTTTATTATTGCTATGTAAGAAGATCATTTCATAG
- the LOC125648030 gene encoding DNA-directed RNA polymerase I subunit RPA43-like has protein sequence MNVNVIKFKEAEEIMKSQEHSQFVKINKRKRIIFHPCFLGNTRKGIEETLKSERNLVSDEFGGAVIAYNNIKIQDSLGLIVDPYIHFDIVADFIVFKPTVGSTMTGMVDRVFKKHVSLLVYGIFNVSISKSESNEHLLTKGSEVEFTVERIYVNNRILFMRGALWSDVAADHGKKKTKKNQRKVFTDEEEESMETEQNSQKGATDDGVDEIGGDVEMAAEASPSVCKKSEKKKKKKSKKEKV, from the exons ATGAACGTCAACGTAATCAAATTCAAGGAGGCTGAAGAAATTATGAAATCGCAAGAACATTCTCAGTTCGTGAAGATAAATAAACGCAAGCGGATTATTTTCCATCCTTGCTTTTTAGGGAATACTAGAAAAGGAATCGAAGAGACTTTAAAATCGGAAAGAAATTTGGTTTCTGACGA GTTTGGTGGTGCGGTGATTGCATACAACAACATAAAGATACAAGACAGCCTGGGTCTAATTGTGGATCCCTACATACACTTCGATATTGTAGCTGATTTTATTGTGTTCAA GCCGACAGTGGGTTCTACAATGACAGGAATGGTAGATAGAGTATTTAAAAAACACGTCAGTCTTCTGGTGTATGGTATCTTCAATGTATCCATATCAAAATCTGAGTCCAACGAACATCTTCTGACGAAGGGCAGTGAGGTGGAGTTTACAGTGGAGCGGATCTATGTAAACAACAGGATTCTGTTCATGCGTGGAGCTTTATGGAG TGATGTAGCAGCAGACCatggaaaaaagaagacaaaaaaGAATCAAAGGAAAGTTTTCACTGATGAAGAAGAAGAGAGTATGGAGACCGAACAAAACTCGCAGAAAGGGGCCACAGACGATGGAGTTGATGAAATCGGTGGTGATGTGGAAATGGCTGCTGAGGCGTCTCCATCTGTATGCAAG aagtctgaaaagaaaaaaaagaagaaatcaaaaaaggaaaaagtttga